Proteins co-encoded in one Mastacembelus armatus chromosome 24, fMasArm1.2, whole genome shotgun sequence genomic window:
- the tnfrsf21 gene encoding tumor necrosis factor receptor superfamily member 21, whose protein sequence is MMQDMCMSAVLLYTFVVDISARVLTTSSPGDQPILSPRHYQHTDPESGTQVVCNKCPAGTYVSVHCSPTAVRECSPCPKGSFTRGENGVQQCHRCRPPCPVGFIEKTPCTTTQDRVCACPPNSFFSQDGDTQCKPHSLCAPGTRVKKRGSETEDVLCKPCTKGTFSDAESSVMKCRAHTDCKAQGLMMLIPGTREKDNICGPPPTALPSSTPLPIYTTTPLGPAQAVLVQESITSPLLSSLTGPSNKGTHSQSAAIQLMKSQGGEDHHKKELLLSLSGTPTQHNHDPPRTPPPGAQNQKMDRNSDPAPGHKWAMEDLEGADIDRLSTGNTKIPGQRSGGSGGGVSSYYRPTRRGSPRPSTHSHFDINEHLPWMIVLLLLLVLVVIVVCSVKRSSRVLKKGPMQDPSSIMEKAIQKKPSAPPKQLKEKWIYYSSGQGVDILKLVAAQVGTQWIDIYQSLANATEREVAAFSNGYQFDHERAYAALQHWTIRDSDANLAKLINALHRQRRIDVVEKIRCVMEDNPQFDINQLITSVNVSQSLSPIHKPLESPSSLGSGSGSGSNSSSVGGAIGAGLEQSPVDRTKCFFPDESEPLLRCDSTSSKDSALSRNGSFITKEKKDTVLRQVRLDPCDLQPIFDDMLHILNPDELHVIEEIPTAEDKLDRLFEIAGVKSQEASQTLLDSVYSHLPDLL, encoded by the exons ATGATGCAAGACATGTGTATGTCCGCAGTG CTCTTATATACCTTTGTGGTTGACATCTCAGCCCGCGTTTTGACCACATCCAGCCCAGGTGACCAGCCCATCCTCTCTCCTCGCCACTATCAACACACAGACCCTGAGTCAGGCACCCAGGTGGTCTGCAACAAGTGCCCGGCAGGCACTTATGTGTCCGTCCACTGCTCCCCTACGGCTGTGAGGGAGTGCAGCCCCTGCCCTAAAGGGTCCTTCACGCGGGGTGAAAATGGGGTCCAGCAGTGCCATCGCTGTCGGCCTCCATGTCCTGTGGGCTTTATTGAGAAAACACCCTGCACAACCACCCAGGATCGTGTCTGTGCTTGTCCACCCAACAGCTTCTTTTCACAGGATGGTGACACACAGTGTAAACCCCACTCTCTGTGTGCTCCTGGGACAAGGGTGAAAAAGCGGGGCAGTGAAACAGAGGACGTGCTCTGTAAACCATGCACTAAGGGGACTTTTTCAGATGCAGAGTCAAGCGTGATGAAGTGCCGTGCCCACACAGACTGCAAGGCTCAGGGGCTGATGATGCTCATTCCAGGGACTAGAGAGAAAGATAATATCTGTGGACCACCTCCAACAGCCCTCCCCTCCTCTACACCTTTGCCTATCTATACAACCACACCACTGGGGCCTGCACAGGCTGTGCTTGTACAGGAGTCCATAACATCTCCACTGTTATCATCACTAACTGGACCTTCAAATAAAG GCACCCACAGCCAGTCAGCAGCTATTCAACTGATGAAAAGCCAAGGTGGGGAAGACCACCATAAGAAGGAGCTACTCCTTAGTCTGTCTGGCACTCCCACCCAACACAACCATGATCCCCCTAGGACTCCACCGCCCGGAGCTCAAAACCAAAAAATGGATCGCAATTCTGACCCTGCACCAGGGCACAAGTGGGCGATGGAGGATCTGGAGGGTGCAGACATAGACAGACTTAGTACAGGTAACACCAAGATACCTGGGCAGAGGAGTGGAGGTAGTGGAGGTGGAGTCTCCAGCTACTACAGGCCTACCCGCAGGGGGTCCCCAAGACCGAGCACCCATAGTCATTTTGACATTAATGAGCACCTCCCCTGGATGattgtgctgctgcttctgctggtGCTGGTGGTAATTGTGGTTTGTAGTGTGAAGCGAAGCTCTCGGGTACTGAAGAAGGGACCCATGCAGGACCCCAGCAGCATCATGGAGAAGGCGATTCAGAAGAAACCATCTGCACCTCCTAAGCAGCTCAAAGAGAAATGGATCTACTACTCCAGCGGACAGG GGGTGGATATTCTGAAGCTGGTGGCGGCCCAGGTAGGTACCCAGTGGATCGACATCTATCAGTCCCTGGCTAATGCTACGGAGCGTGAAGTGGCAGCTTTCTCCAATGGCTACCAGTTCGATCATGAAAGGGCGTATGCAGCGCTGCAACACTGGACTATCCGGGACAGTGACGCCAATCTGGCCAAACTGATCAACGCCCTGCACCGACAGCGCCGCATTGATGTGGTGGAGAAGATCCGCTGTGTCATGGAGGACAACCCTCAG TTTGACATCAACCAGCTGATAACCTCAGTGAATGTGAGCCAAAGTCTCAGTCCCATCCACAAGCCTCTGGAGTCTCCCAGCAGCCTCGGCAGTGGCAGCGGCAGCGGCAGCAACAGTAGTAGTGTGGGCGGGGCAATCGGTGCGGGCCTGGAGCAGTCACCAGTGGACCGCACCAAATGTTTCTTTCCCGACGAATCAGAGCCCCTGCTGCGCTGTGACTCCACCTCCAGCAAAGACTCCGCCCTCAGCCGGAACGGCTCCTTCATTACCAAAG AGAAGAAAGACACTGTGCTCCGGCAAGTGCGTCTGGACCCATGTGACCTGCAGCCCATCTTTGACGACATGCTGCATATTCTGAACCCAGACGAGCTGCACGTCATAGAGGAGATCCCGACCGCTGAGGACAAGCTGGACCGGCTTTTTGAGATTGCAGGAGTCAAGAGTCAGGAGGCCAGCCAGACACTGCTGGACTCTGTGTATAGCCACCTCCCTGACCTCTTATAA